From Paracoccus suum, the proteins below share one genomic window:
- a CDS encoding biliverdin-producing heme oxygenase, with translation MDGSDQLRGRLRAETRPHHQRVDDAFAALDLGRAGDLTRFLAAQLSALEALVPQDGPDCAEAEALAATTRAAIAADLRTLGAGPRARLAPQQADATAVLYVLLGSRLGAQVLARRWLATADALARGAGQYLTMDSQSARWRALCARLAALPAAGAAGDALVAQVGAIFDLYTAALERTPSAAQDRAYA, from the coding sequence GTGGACGGGTCGGATCAACTGCGAGGGCGCCTGCGTGCCGAGACCCGGCCCCATCATCAACGCGTTGACGATGCGTTCGCCGCGCTGGATCTGGGCCGCGCCGGCGATCTGACCCGTTTCCTTGCAGCGCAGCTAAGCGCGCTCGAGGCGCTGGTGCCGCAGGACGGCCCTGACTGCGCCGAGGCGGAGGCGCTGGCCGCAACCACGCGCGCGGCCATTGCGGCCGACCTGCGCACGCTCGGCGCCGGACCGCGGGCCCGCCTCGCGCCGCAACAGGCGGATGCGACAGCGGTTCTGTATGTCTTGCTCGGCTCACGCCTTGGTGCGCAGGTGCTGGCCCGTCGCTGGCTGGCGACGGCCGATGCACTGGCGCGCGGCGCGGGGCAGTATCTGACGATGGATTCACAAAGCGCCCGGTGGCGGGCCCTGTGCGCCCGGCTCGCGGCGCTGCCCGCGGCCGGTGCCGCGGGCGATGCGCTGGTGGCGCAGGTGGGAGCAATCTTTGACCTTTATACCGCAGCACTCGAACGGACCCCCTCGGCAGCACAAGACCGTGCCTATGCCTGA